Proteins encoded together in one Stutzerimonas stutzeri window:
- a CDS encoding type B 50S ribosomal protein L31 — protein sequence MKPGIHPDYRPVLFHDTAADVYFLIGSTAETTRTHQHTDGNTYPYIALDVSSASHPIYTGKQRKTTTEGRIAGFNKRFAGFATKK from the coding sequence ATGAAACCAGGCATCCACCCCGACTATCGGCCTGTGCTGTTCCATGACACGGCAGCCGACGTCTATTTCCTGATCGGCTCGACGGCCGAGACAACGCGCACCCACCAGCACACCGACGGCAATACCTACCCGTACATCGCCCTCGATGTCTCGAGTGCTTCGCATCCCATCTACACAGGCAAGCAGCGCAAGACCACCACCGAAGGGCGCATTGCCGGCTTCAACAAGCGCTTCGCCGGTTTCGCCACGAAGAAATAG
- a CDS encoding TonB-dependent receptor domain-containing protein, with the protein MFRRNRLSNACHRARLIPAFALFPLSAFADQALHLEPTVVTATSTARQLGDAPASVSVISREELALRPVQDLEDALRGTAGLQFTGVGMTRRGVSIRGMGSEHTLVLIDGQRIGNAGGAVAHADFDLGWVPVEAIERIEVVRGPMSSLYGSEALGGVVNVITRRSTDTWQGAAQLNGGVREDGRGGQTHQLGVYTGGPLVPGVIGLSLTGETRRRQETPLHRDTHLSEIEGRDAQSASATLSWTPDAAQRIDLGFASGEEDRWRNTRSAGRAPVDYESRDRIERERLSLAHSGEWAWGKTSVRAYRNSLERNNRYTNGVIPTSPRQELTDDVIDGSASLQADTHLFTLGGEWRKEQLEDRGFASGDARIIHRALFLQDEIEFAPSWSLVVGNRFDRHEEYGWHNSPRAYLVHHVSDALTLKGGGGRGFKAPSLKQLSPGYSAIGGGGMFTIYGNPDLEPEINTTYELSADYQGSGWTLNGGVFQNNVRGLIQTVCVASCGLRGREVRNYDNVDKARIRGLELGGGLDLPADLRWELNYTYLDAIDRSADRRLGDRARHLANTRLQWTPTADFTGQLRGEYVGSQLSYSSNTAHAVPAYSLWHLEISQRISDTLSIRGGIENLTDRDFSDAADNYAFTEPGRTYHVGVSLSF; encoded by the coding sequence ATGTTCCGCCGTAACCGCCTGAGCAATGCCTGCCACCGCGCTCGCCTGATCCCCGCCTTCGCCCTCTTTCCACTGTCGGCCTTCGCCGACCAGGCGCTGCATCTGGAACCAACCGTCGTGACCGCCACGTCGACCGCCCGGCAGCTTGGCGATGCGCCTGCCAGCGTGTCGGTGATCAGTCGGGAGGAGCTGGCACTGCGACCGGTTCAGGATCTCGAGGATGCGCTGCGCGGTACTGCCGGGCTGCAGTTCACCGGCGTTGGCATGACGCGCCGGGGCGTGAGCATCCGTGGAATGGGAAGCGAGCACACCCTGGTACTGATCGATGGACAGCGCATCGGCAACGCAGGCGGCGCCGTGGCGCACGCGGATTTCGATCTGGGCTGGGTGCCGGTCGAAGCCATCGAGCGCATCGAGGTCGTGCGCGGCCCGATGTCCTCGCTGTACGGCTCCGAAGCCCTCGGCGGCGTGGTAAACGTCATCACCCGCCGCAGCACTGATACTTGGCAGGGAGCGGCGCAGCTCAACGGCGGAGTGAGGGAAGATGGCCGAGGAGGTCAGACCCATCAGTTAGGTGTTTATACCGGCGGTCCGCTGGTGCCTGGCGTGATTGGCCTGTCGCTGACAGGAGAGACGCGGCGCCGTCAGGAAACACCCCTGCACCGGGATACGCATCTGTCCGAGATCGAAGGTCGAGACGCCCAAAGCGCAAGCGCAACGCTCAGCTGGACACCGGACGCGGCACAACGCATCGACCTCGGATTTGCAAGCGGCGAGGAAGATCGTTGGCGCAATACCCGCAGCGCAGGCCGTGCACCGGTCGACTACGAATCCCGTGATCGCATCGAGCGTGAGCGGTTGTCGCTTGCGCACAGTGGAGAATGGGCCTGGGGCAAAACCTCCGTGCGCGCCTATCGCAACTCACTGGAGCGCAACAATCGCTACACCAACGGGGTCATCCCAACTTCGCCGCGCCAGGAGCTCACCGACGACGTGATCGATGGCAGCGCGTCCCTCCAGGCCGACACCCACCTGTTCACCCTCGGCGGCGAATGGCGCAAGGAGCAGCTTGAGGACCGAGGTTTTGCCAGCGGTGATGCGCGGATCATCCATCGCGCCCTGTTCCTGCAGGACGAAATCGAATTCGCCCCGTCCTGGTCGCTCGTCGTTGGAAATCGCTTCGATCGGCATGAGGAATACGGTTGGCACAACAGCCCGCGCGCCTACCTCGTGCATCACGTCAGCGATGCGCTGACGCTCAAGGGTGGCGGTGGGCGCGGCTTCAAGGCGCCGTCGCTCAAGCAGCTCTCCCCTGGCTACTCGGCCATCGGCGGCGGCGGGATGTTCACCATCTACGGCAACCCCGATCTGGAACCCGAGATCAACACCACCTACGAGCTCAGCGCGGACTACCAGGGCAGTGGCTGGACGCTAAATGGCGGCGTGTTCCAGAACAATGTTCGCGGGCTCATCCAGACCGTGTGCGTCGCCAGCTGCGGACTCCGCGGCCGTGAGGTCCGCAACTACGACAACGTCGACAAGGCGCGAATCCGCGGCCTGGAGCTTGGTGGCGGTCTGGATCTGCCGGCCGATCTCCGCTGGGAGCTGAACTACACCTACCTCGACGCCATCGATCGTAGCGCCGATCGCCGGCTGGGCGACCGTGCCCGTCACCTGGCCAACACCCGGCTGCAATGGACGCCCACTGCAGACTTCACCGGACAACTGCGCGGCGAGTATGTCGGCAGCCAACTGTCCTACTCCAGCAACACGGCCCATGCAGTTCCCGCCTACAGCCTCTGGCACCTGGAAATCAGCCAGCGCATCAGCGACACCCTGAGCATCCGTGGCGGGATCGAGAACCTGACGGACAGAGATTTCAGCGACGCCGCGGACAACTACGCCTTTACCGAGCCCGGGCGGACCTATCACGTCGGTGTGAGCTTGAGCTTCTGA
- a CDS encoding LysR family transcriptional regulator, protein MLDAMTLDQIRTFVTVADSGSFRSGAARLLRVQSAVSHAIANLEAELELRLFDRSGYRPVLTPEGEALLAHARDILLRADAMRARARALGAGVELELALVVDTLFPIESVARAVAAASAEFPSTCFRMDVQALGGPIAALEDRRCALAIIVGEDFRNPRLSLEAIGSVQQVAVVCATHPLAAREERERLGIADLANHLQIVLTDPTPLSEGRSFGVLSPFTCRVNTQDAKLALIREGLGWGRLPTWQVQNDLDSGRLVRVPIPDLGRNSEVQSEAYLAHRLDEPLGPVAQAFRRALLEHSHS, encoded by the coding sequence ATGCTCGATGCAATGACGCTGGATCAGATCCGGACGTTCGTCACGGTTGCCGACAGCGGCAGCTTTCGCTCCGGCGCGGCGCGGCTGTTGCGCGTGCAATCGGCGGTCAGCCATGCGATTGCAAATCTGGAGGCAGAGCTGGAACTGCGACTGTTCGATCGCAGCGGTTATCGGCCGGTACTGACGCCCGAAGGCGAGGCCCTGCTGGCGCATGCGCGCGACATCCTGCTGCGTGCCGATGCCATGCGGGCGCGCGCCCGTGCGCTGGGCGCCGGGGTGGAGCTGGAACTGGCTCTGGTAGTCGATACCCTGTTCCCGATCGAGTCGGTGGCGCGGGCGGTTGCCGCAGCGAGCGCCGAATTTCCGTCGACCTGCTTTCGCATGGATGTGCAAGCGCTGGGAGGGCCGATCGCCGCGCTGGAGGACAGGCGCTGCGCGCTGGCGATAATCGTCGGTGAGGACTTCCGTAATCCTCGGCTGTCGCTGGAAGCCATCGGCTCGGTACAGCAGGTTGCGGTGGTGTGCGCTACACATCCCCTCGCTGCACGGGAAGAGCGCGAGCGGCTCGGAATCGCCGATCTCGCCAACCATCTGCAGATCGTTCTGACCGACCCTACCCCGCTCTCGGAGGGCCGCTCATTCGGCGTTCTGTCCCCCTTCACCTGCCGGGTCAACACTCAGGATGCCAAGCTGGCGCTGATACGCGAGGGCCTCGGCTGGGGGCGACTGCCGACATGGCAGGTGCAGAACGATCTGGATTCGGGCCGCCTGGTGCGCGTCCCCATTCCCGACCTCGGGCGCAACAGCGAGGTGCAGTCCGAAGCCTACCTGGCGCACCGCCTGGACGAGCCGCTGGGCCCTGTTGCCCAGGCATTCCGTCGCGCACTCCTCGAACACTCACACAGTTAA
- a CDS encoding isocitrate lyase/PEP mutase family protein: protein MVERSQSEKRAIFRELHRSGCFVLPNPWDVGSAAALASLGFRALATTSSGYAWSCGHADGQMTRDDVLAHLRLMARSTDLPINADFESGYAATPDGVAENVSMAIETGVAGISIEDSTGDSRAPLREIAEATERMQAARQAINAAGGEIILTGRAENFFVGRPDLDDTIRRLKAYADACADCLYAPGLRTREQISGVIAAVAPKPVNVLIGWDTDLTVQDLADLGVRRISVGGALARTAWAGFLRAARSLAEHGRFDGFADAASGAELDGMFDRRDRP, encoded by the coding sequence ATGGTCGAACGCAGCCAGTCCGAGAAACGAGCCATTTTCCGCGAGCTTCACCGTTCGGGCTGCTTCGTATTGCCCAACCCCTGGGATGTCGGTAGCGCAGCGGCTCTCGCCAGCCTCGGCTTCAGGGCCCTGGCCACCACCAGCTCAGGTTACGCCTGGTCCTGCGGGCATGCAGATGGACAGATGACGCGTGATGATGTCCTCGCCCACCTGCGCCTGATGGCTCGCTCTACAGACCTGCCGATCAATGCCGACTTCGAGAGCGGCTACGCCGCCACGCCTGACGGCGTCGCCGAGAACGTGAGCATGGCAATCGAGACCGGCGTGGCGGGGATATCCATCGAGGATTCGACGGGCGATTCGCGCGCGCCCCTGCGCGAGATCGCCGAGGCAACGGAACGCATGCAGGCCGCGCGGCAAGCCATCAATGCGGCGGGCGGCGAAATCATCCTGACCGGACGCGCCGAGAACTTTTTCGTCGGCCGTCCCGATCTGGACGACACCATCCGGCGCCTGAAAGCCTACGCCGATGCTTGCGCCGATTGCCTCTATGCACCGGGGCTCAGGACGCGAGAGCAGATCAGTGGGGTGATCGCGGCGGTGGCGCCGAAGCCGGTCAACGTGCTGATCGGCTGGGATACCGATCTCACCGTGCAGGACCTCGCCGACCTCGGCGTCAGGCGCATCAGTGTCGGCGGTGCATTGGCCCGCACGGCGTGGGCAGGCTTCCTGCGCGCCGCTCGCTCCCTTGCCGAGCACGGCCGTTTCGATGGTTTCGCCGACGCGGCCTCCGGTGCAGAGCTCGACGGGATGTTCGATCGCCGAGACAGGCCATAA
- a CDS encoding MFS transporter has translation MSRSLRGARSALANWLVLASGVVAALHLGKAAIATPMLQTDMGLSLAQAGWLTSVFAVLGLLGGAPAGALAAVMGRRTALLLGLAIMALSGFAGTLVPSFGTLLVSRLLEGLGFLLVIVAGPAILERLATGAARDRALALWSCFMPCGMALAMTAGPFFSAWQWLWWSSSALALIAALAVFYCVPGDPRRRVAGRLFDGVRRAWSSATVLLASTFALYSLMFFALFAFLPVLLMERMDVTYRDAGLLSALASAVNISGNLAAGWLLARGIGRGALILFASATMGAAALGIFLGLFQPLTTFLLCLLFSAAGGLIPATLLASAPLAARESTLVPVVVGVVMQGSNLGQLSGPVLVGGVTAALGWGAAGWIVAAAAMITGAIALVLQATLVRNG, from the coding sequence ATGAGCCGCTCGCTACGAGGCGCTCGATCGGCGCTTGCCAATTGGCTGGTGCTGGCCAGCGGCGTCGTCGCGGCACTGCATCTGGGCAAGGCCGCCATCGCCACCCCGATGCTGCAGACGGACATGGGGCTGAGCCTCGCTCAGGCCGGCTGGCTGACCAGTGTGTTCGCTGTGCTGGGCTTGCTGGGCGGTGCCCCGGCAGGTGCGCTGGCTGCCGTCATGGGACGGCGCACAGCGCTGTTGCTTGGCCTCGCGATCATGGCGCTGTCCGGTTTCGCCGGCACCCTGGTGCCTTCATTCGGCACGCTGCTGGTTTCCCGGCTGCTGGAAGGGCTCGGGTTTCTGCTGGTGATCGTCGCCGGGCCGGCGATACTGGAGCGCCTCGCGACCGGCGCAGCGCGTGATCGTGCGCTGGCGCTTTGGAGCTGCTTCATGCCATGCGGGATGGCCCTGGCCATGACGGCCGGGCCGTTTTTCTCGGCCTGGCAATGGCTGTGGTGGTCCAGTTCGGCTCTGGCGCTGATCGCTGCGCTGGCGGTTTTCTACTGCGTCCCCGGGGACCCGAGGCGCCGTGTGGCAGGTCGACTGTTCGACGGTGTTCGGCGGGCATGGTCCAGCGCCACGGTCCTGTTGGCGTCCACATTCGCGCTGTACAGCCTGATGTTCTTCGCCCTGTTCGCCTTTCTGCCGGTGCTTCTGATGGAGCGCATGGACGTCACGTACCGCGATGCCGGCTTGCTCAGCGCCTTGGCCAGTGCGGTCAACATCAGCGGCAACCTCGCCGCCGGCTGGCTGCTGGCGAGAGGGATCGGGCGCGGTGCGCTGATCCTCTTTGCCAGCGCGACCATGGGCGCAGCCGCGCTCGGAATCTTCCTCGGACTGTTCCAGCCACTGACGACCTTCCTGCTGTGCCTGCTTTTCTCGGCCGCGGGCGGCCTGATTCCGGCAACGTTGCTGGCATCGGCGCCGCTGGCGGCCCGGGAATCGACCCTGGTGCCTGTCGTGGTCGGTGTCGTCATGCAGGGAAGCAATCTTGGCCAGCTCTCAGGCCCGGTGCTGGTGGGAGGGGTGACGGCAGCCCTTGGATGGGGGGCCGCCGGATGGATCGTCGCCGCCGCAGCCATGATCACTGGCGCCATCGCGCTCGTGCTTCAGGCTACGCTGGTCCGCAACGGCTGA
- the wrbA gene encoding NAD(P)H:quinone oxidoreductase produces the protein MTKVLVLYYSSYGHIETLAHAVADGVRQAGALAQVKRVPELVPEHVARKAGYRTLQPADVASVAELPEYDAIVIGTPTRFGNMAAQMKNFLDQCGGLWADDRLVGKVGSVFTSTGSQHGGQESTILATHTVLLHLGMVIVGLPYSFKGQLRMDAVTGGSPYGASTLADDGSGGDRQPSENELEGARYQGRHVARVAAALAGAGGGTAG, from the coding sequence ATGACTAAGGTACTGGTGCTGTATTACTCCTCTTATGGGCATATCGAGACGTTGGCCCACGCCGTGGCCGATGGGGTTCGTCAGGCAGGAGCGCTCGCACAGGTCAAAAGGGTGCCGGAACTCGTTCCGGAGCACGTCGCACGCAAGGCGGGCTACCGGACGTTGCAGCCGGCGGATGTCGCTTCCGTTGCCGAGCTGCCCGAGTACGACGCCATCGTCATCGGCACGCCAACGCGCTTCGGCAACATGGCTGCACAGATGAAGAATTTCCTCGACCAATGCGGCGGCCTGTGGGCGGACGACCGTCTGGTGGGCAAGGTTGGCAGCGTTTTTACCTCGACCGGCAGTCAGCACGGGGGACAGGAGAGCACGATCCTGGCGACCCATACGGTGTTGCTGCACCTGGGCATGGTGATCGTCGGGTTGCCCTACAGCTTCAAGGGTCAGTTACGAATGGACGCCGTCACTGGCGGATCGCCCTACGGTGCCTCCACGCTTGCCGATGACGGCAGCGGCGGCGACCGTCAGCCAAGCGAGAACGAACTGGAGGGCGCCCGTTATCAGGGCCGCCACGTCGCACGTGTGGCGGCCGCGCTCGCTGGTGCTGGCGGTGGTACCGCCGGATGA
- a CDS encoding threonine aldolase family protein, translating to MTTANQQFASDNYSGVCPEAWEAMARANQGHDRAYGDDQWTARAADHFRALFDTDCEVFFAFNGTAANSLALSSLCQSYHSVICADIAHVETDECGAPEFFSNGSKLLLGRSEQGKLTPAAIREIALKRKDIHYPKPRVVSLTQATEVGTVYQPEELRAVSDTCKELGLHLHMDGARFANACAHLGLAPAELSWKTGVDVLCFGGTKNGMAVGEAILFFNRDLAIDFEYRCKQAGQLASKMRFLSAPWVGLLENGAWLKYADHANRCARLLAELIGELPGVELMFPVQANGVFVSLPPAALEALKHRGWLFYTFIGVGGARFMCSWDTSEARVRQLADDIRTVVIGAI from the coding sequence ATGACCACCGCCAATCAGCAATTTGCCAGCGACAACTATTCCGGCGTATGCCCAGAAGCCTGGGAAGCCATGGCCAGAGCGAATCAGGGGCATGACAGGGCGTACGGCGACGATCAATGGACAGCGCGCGCGGCCGATCACTTTCGGGCGCTGTTCGATACCGACTGCGAGGTGTTTTTCGCTTTCAACGGCACGGCTGCGAATTCCCTGGCGCTCTCGTCGCTCTGCCAGAGTTACCACAGCGTGATCTGCGCCGACATTGCCCACGTCGAGACCGACGAATGCGGCGCCCCCGAGTTCTTCTCCAATGGCTCCAAGCTGCTGCTCGGCCGGTCCGAGCAGGGCAAGCTGACGCCCGCGGCCATTCGTGAAATCGCCCTGAAGCGCAAGGACATCCACTACCCCAAGCCGCGCGTGGTGAGCCTGACCCAGGCCACCGAAGTCGGCACCGTGTACCAGCCCGAGGAATTGCGCGCGGTCAGCGATACCTGCAAGGAGCTTGGCCTGCATCTGCACATGGATGGTGCCCGCTTTGCCAATGCCTGCGCTCATCTCGGCCTTGCTCCTGCCGAGCTGAGCTGGAAAACCGGGGTCGACGTGCTCTGTTTCGGTGGTACCAAGAACGGCATGGCGGTGGGTGAGGCCATCCTGTTCTTCAATCGGGATCTGGCCATCGATTTCGAGTACCGCTGCAAGCAGGCCGGCCAACTCGCCTCCAAAATGCGATTCCTTTCTGCGCCGTGGGTTGGCCTGCTGGAAAACGGGGCTTGGCTCAAGTACGCCGACCACGCCAACCGCTGCGCTCGGCTGCTGGCCGAGCTCATAGGCGAATTGCCGGGGGTTGAGCTGATGTTTCCGGTACAGGCCAATGGTGTCTTCGTCAGCCTTCCGCCAGCGGCGCTGGAAGCGCTGAAACACCGCGGCTGGCTGTTCTACACCTTCATCGGCGTCGGCGGCGCACGCTTCATGTGCTCCTGGGACACCAGCGAAGCGCGGGTGAGGCAGTTGGCCGATGACATTCGTACGGTCGTGATCGGCGCTATATAA